The Pedobacter roseus genome contains a region encoding:
- a CDS encoding glutamate synthase subunit beta produces MGKVTGFQEYDRVAPTREEAATRVKHYGEFLNELPAKELNNQAARCMDCGVPFCQSGCPLGNVIPEFNDAVYQGKWEMAANILLSTNNFPEFTGRICPAPCESACVLGINRPPVSIEEIEKHIIEIAFEKGFIKAKAPLIRTGKKVAVIGSGPAGLAAAAQLNKVGHEVTVFERDDAPGGLLRYGIPDFKLQKNVVDRRIDLMKEEGIIFKCNANVGENVEIGTLLRDFNAVVLAGGSTIPRDLPIDGRSAKGVHFAMDFLKQQNKRVANRAVEVEEIMATGKNVIVIGGGDTGSDCIGTSNRHGAKSVTQFEIMPMPPQARNEHMPWPNYPMLLKNTSSHEEGAQRAWSVNTKNFIADENGNLKALKVVDVEWEIDANGRPVTFKEVAGTERDLPCELVLLAMGFLHPQKEGLIEKLGVELDNRGNVKASEHTYQTNIAKIFAAGDVRRGQSLVVWAISEGREAARKVDEYLMGTTKLASKDAVAYA; encoded by the coding sequence ATGGGAAAAGTAACAGGATTTCAAGAATACGATAGAGTTGCGCCCACAAGAGAAGAGGCTGCAACACGTGTAAAACACTATGGGGAATTTTTAAATGAATTACCCGCAAAAGAATTAAACAATCAAGCTGCCCGTTGTATGGATTGCGGCGTACCGTTCTGCCAGTCAGGTTGCCCTTTGGGTAATGTGATACCAGAATTTAACGACGCCGTTTATCAGGGAAAATGGGAAATGGCTGCAAATATTTTATTAAGTACCAACAATTTCCCGGAGTTTACTGGCAGGATCTGTCCGGCACCATGCGAATCTGCATGTGTATTGGGTATTAACCGCCCACCGGTTTCGATTGAGGAAATTGAAAAACACATTATCGAAATTGCTTTCGAAAAAGGTTTTATCAAAGCTAAGGCACCATTAATCAGAACCGGTAAAAAAGTAGCTGTAATTGGTTCAGGTCCGGCGGGCTTAGCTGCTGCTGCTCAATTAAATAAAGTAGGGCATGAAGTTACCGTTTTCGAACGTGATGATGCACCCGGAGGTTTATTGAGATATGGAATTCCTGATTTTAAACTGCAAAAAAATGTGGTAGATCGCCGTATCGATTTAATGAAAGAAGAAGGCATTATTTTTAAATGCAATGCCAATGTAGGCGAAAATGTGGAAATTGGTACTTTATTAAGAGATTTCAACGCCGTTGTATTGGCTGGTGGTTCTACCATTCCTCGCGATTTACCAATTGATGGCCGTTCTGCTAAAGGGGTTCACTTCGCTATGGATTTCCTGAAGCAACAAAATAAACGTGTGGCAAACAGGGCTGTTGAAGTGGAAGAGATTATGGCTACTGGTAAAAATGTAATTGTAATCGGTGGTGGTGATACCGGATCGGACTGTATTGGTACTTCAAATCGTCACGGTGCGAAATCGGTTACACAATTCGAAATTATGCCGATGCCTCCTCAGGCACGTAACGAACACATGCCTTGGCCAAATTACCCGATGTTGCTAAAAAATACTTCTTCTCATGAGGAAGGTGCACAAAGGGCATGGTCGGTAAATACCAAAAACTTCATTGCTGATGAAAATGGAAACCTTAAAGCATTAAAAGTAGTTGATGTGGAATGGGAAATTGATGCAAACGGTCGTCCGGTTACATTTAAAGAAGTGGCTGGTACCGAAAGGGATCTTCCATGCGAACTGGTATTGTTAGCCATGGGTTTCTTACATCCGCAAAAAGAAGGCTTAATTGAAAAATTAGGAGTAGAGTTGGATAATCGCGGAAACGTGAAAGCTTCTGAGCACACCTATCAAACCAATATTGCAAAGATTTTTGCTGCAGGTGATGTTCGCCGCGGACAATCTTTAGTGGTTTGGGCCATTTCAGAAGGTAGAGAAGCTGCCCGTAAGGTAGATGAGTATTTGATGGGTACCACTAAACTGGCATCAAAAGATGCAGTTGCTTACGCTTAA
- a CDS encoding FUSC family protein, whose translation MQIRQPIRNIQDFLLSTYFADGLRITIGVLLPSLILAQFGMLKYGMTLSLGALCVSVVDSPGPMVHRRNAMLVTTALIFTFSILTGLTNRSHYFIGFLLAISSFVFSMFYIYGIRAASVGTAVLLIMVLSIDDIRPWQEVLLYAVMVLAGSLWYTGLSYFVYRLRPFRLVQQSLSDSILEVAEFLREKAKFYHHNNNYDKTYSDLLQLQVSVHEKQDAVRDLLFRTREIVRDSTPEGRFLLLVFVDMVDLFEQVMSTYYNYQQLHDQFDKAGILSDYEMAIKRISYALDDIAFGLKSGRTPVISKRLLIEIERLKIKINDLEKNNLNQEYNTLGIIALKNIEVNIENILARVKTIFSYFKMRNSKDIRQADVDTEKFITRQKFDFKLFTENLTYSSSTFRHSLRVTVVMLLGFVVSQLLKFSHSYWILLTILVISKPGFSLTKERNYQRLIGTTIGAFIGMGVVSYIHDKNTLFVILLICMIGCYSFQRKNYVVSVLFMTPYILILFDFLGMGSIALARERIYDTFIGSGIALLASYSLFPTWEYEKLKEAMLNILKANKAYYEQVTKLYFEKNYNRTEYKLARKEVYVSTANLASLFQRMFSEPKSKQLFIKEVHQFTALSHLLSSYVATLSLYNKEHEFIFESFDALKPIANNTNYLLDTAIENLEKGTSTIDNVPLIRLNDTSLAIKKGEDLIPEQFDLIQKVAYDIYKLSVKIKL comes from the coding sequence ATGCAGATCAGGCAACCCATTAGAAATATACAAGACTTTTTACTGAGTACGTATTTTGCCGACGGTCTCCGTATTACCATTGGTGTGCTGCTCCCCTCTTTAATTCTGGCCCAGTTCGGTATGTTAAAGTACGGGATGACCTTATCGCTTGGGGCATTGTGTGTAAGCGTGGTTGATAGCCCGGGGCCAATGGTACACAGGAGAAATGCCATGCTGGTTACCACTGCATTAATCTTTACTTTTTCCATCCTAACTGGTTTAACCAATAGAAGCCATTATTTTATTGGCTTTCTTTTGGCCATATCAAGCTTTGTATTTTCAATGTTTTACATTTATGGCATCAGGGCAGCATCAGTAGGTACTGCAGTGCTGCTGATTATGGTGCTGAGCATTGATGATATCAGGCCCTGGCAAGAAGTATTGTTATATGCGGTAATGGTACTTGCAGGAAGCCTTTGGTACACCGGTTTGAGCTATTTTGTTTACCGTTTACGTCCATTCCGTCTTGTACAGCAATCGCTAAGTGATTCTATATTAGAAGTTGCCGAGTTTTTACGCGAGAAAGCCAAATTTTATCATCATAACAATAATTATGATAAAACATATTCCGATCTGTTACAACTTCAGGTTTCCGTTCATGAAAAGCAGGATGCGGTAAGGGATTTACTTTTCAGAACACGCGAAATTGTAAGGGATTCTACGCCTGAAGGAAGATTTTTGTTACTGGTGTTTGTAGATATGGTCGATCTGTTCGAACAGGTAATGTCTACTTACTACAATTACCAGCAGCTGCATGATCAGTTTGATAAAGCGGGGATCCTATCGGATTATGAAATGGCCATTAAACGGATTTCTTATGCGCTTGATGATATTGCTTTTGGCTTAAAAAGTGGCAGGACACCAGTAATTTCGAAACGTTTACTGATTGAAATTGAACGTTTGAAGATCAAAATTAATGACCTGGAGAAAAACAATCTAAACCAGGAGTACAATACATTAGGGATTATTGCCTTAAAAAACATTGAAGTTAATATTGAAAATATACTGGCGAGGGTGAAAACCATTTTCAGCTATTTCAAAATGCGCAACAGCAAAGATATCCGTCAAGCTGATGTAGATACAGAGAAGTTTATTACCAGACAAAAATTTGATTTTAAGCTTTTTACAGAAAATCTAACTTATAGCTCATCTACTTTCAGGCACTCGCTACGGGTTACTGTGGTGATGTTGTTGGGTTTTGTGGTATCGCAGCTGCTTAAATTTTCGCATAGCTATTGGATTCTGCTTACCATTCTGGTGATTTCGAAACCGGGTTTTAGTTTAACGAAAGAACGTAATTATCAGCGTTTGATCGGTACAACCATAGGTGCATTTATTGGTATGGGCGTGGTAAGCTATATCCACGATAAAAACACACTGTTTGTCATCCTGCTGATCTGCATGATCGGTTGCTATAGTTTCCAAAGGAAAAACTATGTGGTGAGTGTACTCTTTATGACGCCATATATTCTGATCCTTTTCGATTTTCTGGGCATGGGATCAATCGCGCTAGCGCGTGAAAGGATTTATGATACTTTTATAGGCTCCGGCATTGCCTTATTGGCCAGTTATTCTTTATTTCCGACCTGGGAGTATGAAAAACTTAAGGAGGCCATGCTCAATATCCTGAAAGCCAATAAGGCTTATTATGAGCAGGTAACGAAATTGTATTTCGAAAAAAATTACAACAGAACAGAATATAAACTCGCCCGGAAAGAAGTTTATGTGAGTACTGCAAATTTGGCTTCCCTATTTCAGCGGATGTTTTCGGAGCCGAAAAGCAAGCAATTATTCATAAAAGAAGTCCATCAGTTTACCGCGCTGAGCCATTTGTTATCCTCTTACGTGGCCACACTTTCCTTATACAATAAGGAGCATGAATTTATTTTTGAAAGTTTCGATGCTTTAAAGCCAATTGCGAATAACACCAATTATTTGCTGGATACAGCTATTGAAAATCTGGAGAAAGGAACGAGTACCATTGATAATGTGCCGTTAATCAGGCTAAATGATACCAGTTTAGCAATAAAAAAAGGTGAAGATCTGATACCGGAACAATTTGACCTGATCCAGAAAGTAGCTTATGATATTTATAAGTTATCGGTGAAGATTAAGCTTTAA
- a CDS encoding PhoH family protein produces MAKKGKSISNPSKKIFVLDTSVILYDHDAINNFHEHDVAIPIQVLEELDNFKSGNDTRNFEARSFIRLIDETSKQKIISDWISLKSPDSGKFRVVLNEKPLIVDAEEVYGKGKTDHKILNAALSLKEEHPDKKVVLVSKDICLRLKAKALDLNAEDYETGKIKNVDELYAGKTELVDFPIEVIEEVKKERFIDASEIGLPPKNGNHFYILKNKRKTANVFYNNSLKTISAVSTDAIFKIKPKNIEQAFAIHALLDPEIKLVSIQGNAGTGKTLLALASALEQRKNFRQIYVTRPIVSLSNKDIGFLPGDAKSKTDPFMAPIWDNLRFIKEQFTGDDKMSEKIDELITTEKIAIAPLAFIRGRTLTKIFFIIDEAQNLTPHEVKTIISRAGEHTKIVFTGDIYQIDTPYLDSESNGLSYLIENAKNHPLYAHITLQKGERSELANLANELL; encoded by the coding sequence ATGGCCAAAAAAGGTAAATCAATCTCCAATCCGTCAAAAAAGATATTCGTTTTAGATACCTCGGTTATTTTATACGATCATGATGCGATAAATAACTTCCATGAGCATGACGTGGCCATTCCCATTCAGGTTTTAGAAGAGCTTGATAATTTCAAAAGCGGTAATGATACCAGAAACTTTGAGGCCAGAAGTTTTATCCGCCTGATTGATGAAACCTCTAAACAAAAAATTATCAGCGACTGGATTTCGCTAAAAAGTCCAGATTCTGGTAAATTTAGAGTAGTGTTGAACGAAAAACCTTTAATTGTAGATGCAGAAGAAGTTTACGGAAAAGGCAAAACAGACCATAAAATTTTAAATGCCGCCTTAAGTTTAAAGGAAGAACATCCTGATAAAAAAGTAGTGCTGGTATCGAAAGATATCTGCCTGAGGTTAAAAGCAAAAGCACTCGATTTAAATGCTGAAGATTACGAAACCGGTAAAATCAAAAATGTAGATGAGCTTTATGCCGGCAAAACAGAACTGGTTGATTTCCCTATCGAAGTGATTGAAGAAGTAAAAAAAGAGCGCTTTATCGATGCAAGCGAAATAGGTTTACCACCTAAAAACGGCAATCACTTCTATATCCTTAAAAACAAAAGAAAAACAGCAAACGTATTTTACAATAACAGCTTAAAAACTATTTCGGCAGTATCTACCGATGCTATCTTTAAGATTAAACCAAAAAACATCGAACAGGCATTTGCCATTCATGCCCTTTTAGATCCTGAAATTAAACTGGTAAGTATACAGGGCAATGCCGGAACTGGAAAAACCTTATTGGCGTTGGCCAGCGCTTTAGAACAGCGTAAAAATTTCAGGCAGATTTATGTTACCCGGCCAATCGTTTCACTGAGCAATAAAGACATTGGCTTTCTCCCCGGCGATGCAAAATCAAAAACAGATCCTTTTATGGCCCCGATTTGGGACAACCTTCGCTTTATTAAAGAACAGTTTACTGGTGATGATAAAATGTCGGAAAAGATCGATGAACTGATTACAACCGAAAAAATAGCCATCGCACCATTAGCCTTTATCAGAGGCAGAACGCTGACCAAAATCTTCTTTATCATCGATGAAGCGCAGAACCTTACCCCACATGAGGTTAAAACGATTATTTCGAGGGCAGGAGAGCACACAAAGATTGTTTTTACAGGCGATATTTATCAGATTGATACACCATACCTCGATTCAGAAAGTAACGGTCTTTCTTATTTAATCGAAAACGCTAAAAATCATCCGCTTTATGCCCATATTACTTTGCAAAAAGGGGAGCGGAGTGAATTGGCTAATTTAGCGAACGAGTTGTTATAG
- a CDS encoding TCR/Tet family MFS transporter: protein MANEKKSAMSFIMVTLLIDFTGFGIIIPVLPKLIQDFTGGGFGLAAEYGGWLTLAYASVQFIFSPIIGALSDRYGRRPVLLSSLFGLGIDYIFLAFAPSIVWLFVGRIIAGITGASFTTAQAYIADVSPPEKRAQNFGLVGAAFGVGFILGPVLGGAFSHFGTRVPFMIAAGLSLINWLYGYFILPESLPVEKRRAFEWKRANPIGSLVSIGKYPALLGLMITLFLLYFASHSVQSNWTFYTMEKFNWDASWVGYSLGFVGLVIGIVQGGLIRVILPKIGEKKAVYFGLILYVIGFVAFAFASKGWMMFAFMVPYGLAGIGGPAMQGLISNQIPANAQGEMQGVLTGLQSFAAIFAPWAMTHIFAYFIEGKAPVYFPGAPFILSAVLTLIGLFICLRSLKKYH, encoded by the coding sequence ATGGCAAACGAAAAGAAATCTGCAATGAGTTTTATTATGGTCACCCTCCTGATCGATTTTACAGGCTTTGGGATTATTATTCCGGTTTTGCCAAAACTTATACAGGATTTTACAGGCGGTGGTTTTGGTTTGGCAGCAGAATACGGCGGTTGGCTCACTTTAGCTTATGCATCCGTTCAATTCATTTTTTCGCCGATTATTGGTGCGTTAAGCGATCGTTACGGTCGGCGGCCGGTATTATTGAGTTCGTTGTTTGGTTTAGGTATTGATTATATTTTTCTGGCTTTCGCGCCTTCAATTGTCTGGTTGTTTGTTGGAAGGATTATTGCCGGAATTACCGGTGCGAGTTTTACCACCGCACAAGCCTATATCGCAGATGTTTCACCTCCTGAAAAAAGAGCACAGAATTTCGGCCTGGTTGGTGCTGCATTTGGTGTAGGCTTTATTTTAGGTCCGGTTTTAGGTGGTGCATTTAGTCATTTTGGTACCCGGGTTCCTTTTATGATTGCTGCAGGTTTATCGCTAATCAACTGGCTTTATGGTTATTTTATATTACCTGAATCATTACCGGTTGAAAAACGCAGGGCTTTTGAATGGAAAAGGGCAAACCCAATTGGTTCATTGGTAAGTATCGGTAAATATCCGGCACTGTTGGGTTTAATGATTACTTTATTCCTACTGTATTTTGCCAGTCACTCGGTTCAATCGAACTGGACATTTTATACCATGGAAAAATTTAACTGGGATGCATCCTGGGTGGGTTATTCCTTAGGATTTGTAGGTTTAGTAATCGGAATTGTACAAGGTGGATTAATCAGGGTGATCCTACCGAAAATTGGAGAAAAGAAAGCTGTTTATTTTGGTTTGATTTTATATGTAATCGGTTTTGTAGCTTTTGCATTTGCCAGTAAGGGCTGGATGATGTTCGCTTTTATGGTTCCTTATGGTTTGGCCGGCATAGGCGGACCAGCGATGCAGGGTTTAATTTCTAATCAGATCCCTGCAAATGCACAAGGAGAGATGCAGGGTGTTTTAACAGGTTTACAAAGTTTTGCAGCTATATTTGCGCCCTGGGCAATGACACATATTTTCGCCTATTTTATAGAGGGTAAAGCACCTGTTTATTTCCCCGGGGCACCGTTTATATTGAGCGCAGTGTTAACGTTGATAGGCTTATTTATTTGTTTGAGAAGTTTGAAGAAATATCACTGA
- the gyrA gene encoding DNA gyrase subunit A, producing MAEDLENQQNDKIIQINIEEQMKSAYIDYSMSVIVSRALPDVRDGLKPVHRRVLYGMLGLGVTSGKPYKKSARIVGEVLGKYHPHGDASVYFTMVRMAQDWSLRYPMVDGQGNFGHIDGDSPAAMRYTEARFSKLAEEMVADINKDTVDFQLNFDDTEQEPTVLPAKIPNLLVNGSSGIAVGMATNMAPHNLTEAIDGVINYIDNRDITIEELMKFVKAPDFPTGGIIYGYTGVKEAFETGRGRIVMRAKAEIENIKDREVIIVTEIPYQVNKAQMIERTAELVGEKKLEGISNIKDESNKDGIRIVYEIKRDANASIVLNNLYKYTALQTSFSVNNIALVKGRPQMLNLKDLIVHFVDHRHDVIVRRTKYELAEAEKRAHILEGYLIALDHLDEVIKLIRASETPEEARLGLMEKFGLSDLQARAILDMTLRRLTGLERDKIKEEYAELMKTIEYLKSILADEGLRMQIIKDELEEVKQKFGDERRTTIVHSAEDMSMEDFIDDEEVVITISHEGYVKRTPASEFKAQGRGGKGSKGSTSRNEDFIEHMLVATNHNYMLFFTEAGRCFWLRVYEIPEGSRTSKGRAIQNIINIPKEEKIKAYIKVKNLKDQEYLENNFIIMCTKKGTIKKTSLEAYSRPRVNGINAININDGDVLLEACLTNGQSEIVMALRSGRAIRFNESTVRPMGRTATGVRGVRLAHDQDEVVGMIAVNNPEVTVLVVSEKGYGKRTDIEDYRVTNRGGKGVKTINVTEKTGQLVSIKDVTDSEDLMIINRSGIVIRIPVSALRVMGRATQGVRLISLKGDDEIASVTKIDHEEDEEETVDLTDVVVTDGEEIEADTTPEADDTEEEGESDNETEEEN from the coding sequence ATGGCAGAAGATTTAGAAAATCAGCAGAACGACAAAATCATTCAAATTAACATAGAAGAGCAGATGAAATCGGCCTACATTGATTATTCAATGTCGGTAATCGTATCAAGGGCATTGCCTGATGTACGCGATGGATTGAAACCAGTACACCGCCGTGTGCTCTACGGCATGTTGGGATTAGGTGTAACCAGCGGAAAACCTTATAAAAAATCGGCCCGTATTGTGGGTGAGGTTTTAGGTAAGTATCACCCACACGGTGATGCATCCGTATATTTTACCATGGTTCGTATGGCTCAGGACTGGAGTTTACGTTATCCAATGGTAGATGGTCAGGGAAATTTTGGCCACATCGATGGTGATTCGCCGGCTGCAATGCGTTATACCGAGGCACGTTTTAGCAAACTTGCCGAAGAAATGGTTGCAGATATCAATAAAGATACGGTAGATTTTCAATTAAACTTTGATGATACAGAGCAGGAACCAACGGTTTTACCTGCAAAAATACCTAACCTTTTAGTTAATGGTTCTTCTGGTATTGCAGTAGGTATGGCCACCAATATGGCGCCGCATAATTTAACTGAAGCAATTGACGGTGTTATAAACTATATCGACAATAGAGATATTACGATAGAGGAATTAATGAAGTTTGTAAAAGCTCCGGATTTCCCTACAGGTGGTATTATCTATGGTTATACAGGTGTAAAAGAAGCATTTGAAACTGGCCGTGGACGTATTGTAATGCGTGCAAAAGCAGAGATCGAAAACATTAAAGACCGTGAAGTAATTATTGTTACTGAAATTCCGTACCAGGTTAACAAAGCCCAGATGATTGAGCGTACTGCTGAATTGGTGGGTGAGAAAAAACTGGAAGGCATTTCGAACATCAAAGATGAATCGAACAAAGATGGTATCCGTATCGTTTACGAAATCAAACGTGACGCTAATGCCTCTATCGTTTTAAACAACCTATATAAGTATACTGCACTGCAAACCTCTTTCAGTGTAAATAATATTGCATTGGTAAAAGGCCGTCCGCAAATGTTGAATCTTAAAGATTTGATTGTACATTTTGTGGATCACCGTCATGATGTAATTGTTCGCCGTACCAAATACGAATTAGCTGAGGCTGAAAAACGAGCACACATTTTAGAAGGTTATTTAATTGCTTTAGATCATTTAGATGAGGTAATCAAATTGATCCGTGCATCTGAAACACCAGAGGAAGCCCGTTTAGGCTTAATGGAGAAATTCGGATTAAGCGATCTTCAGGCACGTGCTATACTGGATATGACCTTACGTCGTTTAACAGGACTAGAGCGTGATAAAATTAAAGAAGAATATGCTGAATTAATGAAAACCATCGAGTACTTGAAATCTATTTTAGCAGATGAAGGTTTGCGTATGCAGATTATCAAGGATGAACTGGAAGAGGTGAAGCAGAAATTTGGCGATGAACGTAGAACTACAATCGTTCACTCAGCTGAAGATATGAGTATGGAAGATTTTATCGACGATGAAGAAGTTGTGATCACCATTTCTCACGAAGGTTATGTAAAACGCACCCCGGCAAGCGAATTTAAAGCACAGGGCAGGGGTGGAAAAGGTTCTAAAGGCAGTACCTCAAGAAATGAAGATTTTATTGAGCACATGCTGGTAGCCACCAACCACAATTACATGTTGTTCTTTACCGAAGCAGGAAGGTGTTTCTGGCTTAGGGTGTATGAAATTCCGGAAGGTTCGAGAACCAGTAAAGGAAGAGCGATCCAGAACATCATCAATATTCCGAAAGAGGAAAAAATTAAAGCCTACATTAAGGTTAAAAACCTGAAAGACCAGGAGTACCTAGAGAACAATTTCATCATTATGTGTACTAAAAAAGGTACCATTAAGAAAACTTCTCTTGAAGCCTATTCACGTCCACGTGTAAATGGTATCAACGCCATCAACATTAATGATGGTGATGTATTACTGGAAGCCTGTTTAACTAACGGACAAAGCGAAATTGTAATGGCATTGCGTTCTGGTAGGGCAATTCGTTTCAACGAAAGTACGGTTCGTCCTATGGGTAGAACAGCTACTGGTGTACGCGGTGTTAGGCTTGCTCACGATCAGGATGAAGTTGTTGGCATGATTGCTGTAAACAATCCTGAAGTTACGGTGTTAGTAGTATCAGAAAAAGGTTACGGAAAACGTACCGACATTGAAGATTACCGTGTAACCAACCGTGGTGGTAAAGGGGTAAAAACAATTAACGTTACTGAAAAAACCGGACAATTAGTATCAATTAAGGATGTTACCGATAGCGAAGATCTGATGATCATTAACCGTTCAGGTATTGTAATCAGAATTCCGGTATCAGCACTAAGGGTAATGGGTCGTGCCACACAAGGGGTTCGCTTAATATCGTTAAAAGGTGATGACGAAATTGCATCGGTTACCAAAATTGATCACGAAGAGGACGAAGAAGAAACAGTAGATTTAACAGATGTTGTAGTTACAGACGGTGAAGAAATAGAAGCCGATACTACTCCGGAGGCTGATGATACTGAAGAAGAAGGCGAATCAGATAACGAAACGGAAGAAGAAAATTAA
- a CDS encoding tetratricopeptide repeat protein, protein MKRVFLSIFLAGAVSAAFAQKSEITAAKNDWGLFQLTSSSATTPLAKKLEALAKGLAHTDKAIADEKSKVMPEAWSYRALFASSAAILDSTSTTNADANLKIAQEAIVEAKKLDTKGTEKDNINSAETNVINAVRNGGVIAYNKKDYKTAYEKFVAATVINPQDTAMYLNAGIAARNIEDYPGMITQFKKVISLNSPQSKDLYSEIINAALSKQKDTTAALAVIKEASAKFPENTDWIKTETQIYIDRGDAAKSEQMLTALAAKEPNNPNYQVLLGNIYFSQALKLQADRNKIDAKKVKEFNEVTGKMNALLDKSLPFYKKALEVDAKNQGALETLKTIYGFRNDTKNYEDIKKRLDALPKQ, encoded by the coding sequence ATGAAAAGAGTATTTCTAAGTATATTTCTAGCAGGTGCGGTAAGCGCTGCTTTTGCTCAGAAAAGTGAAATAACCGCGGCAAAAAACGACTGGGGTTTGTTCCAGCTAACTTCTTCAAGTGCAACAACACCGTTGGCAAAAAAACTTGAAGCGTTGGCAAAAGGCTTGGCCCATACCGATAAAGCTATTGCTGATGAGAAATCTAAAGTAATGCCGGAAGCATGGTCGTACCGCGCTTTATTTGCTTCTTCTGCAGCGATTTTAGATTCTACCAGCACTACAAATGCTGATGCAAACCTTAAGATTGCTCAAGAAGCTATTGTTGAGGCTAAAAAACTGGATACCAAAGGCACTGAAAAAGACAACATCAATTCTGCTGAAACCAATGTAATCAATGCAGTTAGAAACGGTGGCGTAATTGCTTACAACAAAAAAGATTACAAAACGGCTTACGAAAAATTTGTTGCCGCAACCGTAATTAATCCACAGGACACCGCGATGTATTTAAACGCAGGTATTGCAGCAAGAAACATTGAGGATTATCCAGGTATGATTACCCAGTTTAAAAAAGTAATTTCTTTAAACTCACCACAGTCTAAAGATTTATATTCTGAAATCATTAACGCTGCTTTAAGCAAACAAAAAGATACTACTGCTGCATTAGCAGTGATCAAAGAAGCTTCTGCTAAATTCCCTGAAAATACAGACTGGATTAAAACTGAAACCCAGATTTATATTGATAGGGGTGATGCTGCAAAATCGGAGCAAATGTTGACCGCTTTGGCAGCAAAAGAACCAAATAATCCCAATTATCAGGTATTATTGGGAAATATTTATTTCAGCCAGGCTTTAAAATTACAGGCTGACAGAAATAAGATTGATGCTAAAAAAGTGAAAGAATTTAACGAAGTAACCGGTAAAATGAATGCCTTATTAGATAAATCGCTTCCTTTTTACAAAAAAGCCCTTGAGGTTGATGCTAAAAACCAAGGCGCTTTAGAAACCTTAAAAACCATTTACGGTTTCAGAAACGACACTAAAAATTACGAAGATATCAAGAAACGTTTAGACGCATTGCCTAAACAATAA